The following proteins are co-located in the Phocoena phocoena chromosome 1, mPhoPho1.1, whole genome shotgun sequence genome:
- the POU3F1 gene encoding POU domain, class 3, transcription factor 1: MATTAQYLPRGPGGGAGGTGPLMHPDAAAAAAAAAAAERLHAGAAYREVQKLMHHEWLGAGAGHPVGLAHPQWLPTGGGGGGDWAGGPHLEHGKAGGGSAGRADDGGGGGGFHARLVHQGAAHAGAAWAQGGTAHHLGPAMSPSPGAGGGHQPQPLGLYAQAAYPGGGGSGLAGMLAAGGGGAGPGLHHALHEDGHEAQLEPSPPPHLGAHGHAHGHAHASGLHAAAAHLHPGAGGGGSSVGEHSDEDAPSSDDLEQFAKQFKQRRIKLGFTQADVGLALGTLYGNVFSQTTICRFEALQLSFKNMCKLKPLLNKWLEETDSSSGSPTNMDKIAAQGRKRKKRTSIEVGVKGALESHFLKCPKPSAHEITGLADSLQLEKEVVRVWFCNRRQKEKRMTPAAGAGHPPMDDVYAPGELGPGGGGASPPSAPPPAALHHHHHTLPGSVQ; the protein is encoded by the coding sequence ATGGCCACCACCGCGCAGTACTTGCCGCGGGGCCCCGGCGGCGGAGCCGGGGGCACGGGACCGCTTATGCATCCGGATGccgcggcggcagcggcagcggcggcggcagccgAGCGGCTGCACGCGGGGGCCGCGTACCGCGAAGTGCAGAAGCTGATGCACCACGAGTGGCTGGGCGCGGGCGCGGGCCACCCCGTGGGCCTAGCGCACCCTCAGTGGCTACCCacgggaggaggcggcggcggcgactgGGCAGGCGGCCCGCACCTGGAACACGGCAAGGCGGGCGGCGGCAGCGCCGGCCGAGCCGACgacggtggcggcggcggcggtttCCACGCGCGCCTGGTGCACCAGGGGGCGGCCCACGCGGGCGCGGCTTGGGCGCAGGGCGGCACGGCACACCACTTGGGCCCGGCCATGTCGCCGTCGCCGGGGGCCGGCGGGGGCCACCAGCCCCAACCGCTCGGGCTGTACGCGCAGGCGGCCTACCCGGGGGGCGGCGGCAGCGGCCTGGCCGGAATGCtggcggcgggcggcggcggcgcggggccGGGCCTGCACCACGCGCTGCACGAGGACGGCCACGAGGCTCAGCTGGAGCCGTCGCCTCCGCCGCACCTGGGCGCCCACGGACACGCACACGGACATGCACACGCCAGCGGCCTGCACGCGGCAGCGGCGCACCTGCACCCGGGCGCGGGCGGCGGTGGCTCGTCGGTGGGCGAGCACTCGGACGAGGACGCGCCCAGCTCGGACGACCTGGAGCAGTTCGCCAAGCAGTTCAAGCAGCGGCGCATCAAGCTGGGCTTCACGCAGGCCGACGTGGGGCTGGCACTGGGCACGCTGTACGGTAACGTGTTCTCGCAGACCACCATCTGCCGCTTCGAGGCCCTGCAGCTGAGCTTCAAGAACATGTGCAAGCTCAAGCCGCTGCTCAACAAGTGGCTGGAGGAGACCGACTCGTCCAGCGGCAGCCCCACCAACATGGACAAGATCGCGGCGCAGGGCCGCAAGCGCAAGAAGCGCACGTCCATCGAGGTGGGGGTCAAAGGCGCGCTCGAGAGCCACTTTCTCAAGTGCCCCAAGCCCTCGGCGCATGAGATCACAGGCTTGGCCGACAGCCTGCAGCTGGAGAAGGAGGTGGTGCGCGTCTGGTTCTGCAACCGGCGGCAGAAGGAGAAGCGCATGACCCCGGCGGCCGGCGCCGGCCACCCGCCCATGGACGACGTGTACGCGCCCGGCGAGCTGGGGCCGGGCGGGGGCGGTGCGTCGCCGCCCTCGGCGCCCCCGCCGGCCGCgctgcaccaccaccaccacacactgCCCGGCTCCGTGCAGTGA